Sequence from the Panicum virgatum strain AP13 chromosome 5N, P.virgatum_v5, whole genome shotgun sequence genome:
CGTGTGTGAGATTGTTCTTATGTCTACTGCTTGCACCTTGCAATCTGTGCTATGATGTGGGTGCCACAGTCGTCGAGAGAACAGAACCCCCCAACCGCGTATGGTTGTAATGTTGCTCAAGGGCAGGTTCAGCAAGGACTTAGGTGGCAGGGACTTGAATTGTTTATTGCTAATGCAACCAACTCCTACCCTGCATATGCGGCAATGATCCCGTGTGCAGTTTGGGAAATGGGAATAATCAGTAGCTAGGGAAGAATTGTTTGATCAATCAGGAAATGGAATCTATTAATATGGCAATTCGGAGTATGTCTGAATATACTGTTTCTCCGTGGggttctgaattctgatggTACTCAATGTGTGCCTGTGCCTTGTGCTCTCCTCAGGAACATCGAGTAAGAACGAGACATGGCCCTCTTTCGGTTTCTGTATATGGAGACGAAGACAAGCCCGCGCTCATAACTTATCCAGATGTAGCCTTGAACCGTGAGTGCCTTTATCGTCTTATATTTCTTGGTAAAGATATCAAGCTTTGCCATAGATAAACAGCTCACATTTGGGGAAATTGTTCCTGTTTGGTAGACATGTCTTGCTTCCAAGGATTGTTTTTCTGTCCAGAGGCTGCGTCGCTGTTGCTTCACAATTTCTGTGTCTACCACATCACCCCTCAAGGACACGAGGTCAGTTATGATGGTTTTATGCTGCATTGATTGATTTGCACGGCCAACCACTTACCATTCTTCGCATGTTAGCTCAGGTTCTTACATGGTTGTTTCTTAATGGTGCATGTTAAGTACTGCAGTTAGGAGCCGCTCCGATTTCATCTGATGTGCCCGTGCCATCTGTCGATGACCTTGCAGACCAGGTTGCCGATGTCCTTGATTTTTTTAGGTATTTTATCATTGCATTTGCTGAATTGTGTCTTGTTACGTTGGTGCTTCCTAGAGGGTGGCCTCCTGATGTTATAATCTCGGTTTGCCCGTGCAGTTTAGGTGCTGTAATGTGCTTGGGTGTCACCGCTGGTGCCTATGTTCTCACTCTCTTTGCGGTAAGTGTGACCATAAGATGACTAGGTTTTGGATTGTCTTCCTGCTGAGTGCTTGCTAAGAATGTTTGTGTACACTATAACAGACAAAGTATCGGGAGAGGGTTCTTGGCCTCATGTTGGTTTCACCTCTATGCAAAGCCCCTTCATGGAGCGAGTGGTTGTATAATAAGGTTATAACCGACACCTTTGTTTCAGTTATTTATAATGCCTTGTCCTGTCAATTATTCATTCCTATGTGCAGTATTTAGAGTATTAACACCAGAATCTCATGTACCAGGTATTATTAAACTTGCTTTATTATTATGGAACACGTGGCTTAGTCAAGGAAAGCTTGCTTCAGCGTTATTTCAGCATGGTACTTTTGGTCCCCCATCAGCTTTCTTTTCCCCCGTTCTGTCCATACATGTAATTATGCAGATTCACTCAGTGCTGCTTTCTGATGCTTTGTGCAGGAAGTTCGTGGCAACAGGCAAGATCCTGAATCAGATATTGTCCAAGCCTGCAGAAGTGTTAGTTACTATATCCTTTATTTCTCTAGTTTTGTTAAAATGAGATGACCATTACATCTAATATTTGGACATAATCTGAAACCATTTTAATGTATTTGTGCAGTTACTTGAAGAAAGGCAGGGAGCTAATGTCTGGCGGTTCCTTCAAGCAATTAACAGGTAACTGGAATATATTTTTGCTGTGCATGACCTGAGCAGACAAAGAAATGGGATCTCGCTGAA
This genomic interval carries:
- the LOC120674282 gene encoding protein NDL1-like, with product MGDSSGSVSIDVERIFFGGKEHRVRTRHGPLSVSVYGDEDKPALITYPDVALNHMSCFQGLFFCPEAASLLLHNFCVYHITPQGHELGAAPISSDVPVPSVDDLADQVADVLDFFSLGAVMCLGVTAGAYVLTLFATKYRERVLGLMLVSPLCKAPSWSEWLYNKVLLNLLYYYGTRGLVKESLLQRYFSMEVRGNRQDPESDIVQACRSLLEERQGANVWRFLQAINRRHDLTESLMKLQCRTLIFVGENSQFHADAVHMTTKLDQRYCALVEVQACGSLVTEEQPHAMLIPMEYFLMGYGLYRPPQQDTSPRSTLNPFCISPELLSPESMGVKLKPIKTRISLNV